Proteins co-encoded in one Lysobacter solisilvae genomic window:
- a CDS encoding GNAT family N-acetyltransferase has translation MAPTWRIRPIEPRDEPAMAAIIRSVMPEFGAGGDGFAINDPEVDWMHRAYSQPRSAYFVVELDSRVMGGGGVARLEGGDEDTCELRKMYFMPAVRGQGAGSAMLKRCLDAARGFGFKRCYLETLSGMHSAIRLYERAGFRKIREPMGATGHGGCNTFYLLDLQPPARPTQQEWERSFDAEARGLGKPAGQT, from the coding sequence ATGGCCCCCACCTGGCGCATCCGCCCGATCGAACCACGCGACGAGCCAGCGATGGCGGCCATCATCCGCAGCGTGATGCCCGAATTCGGGGCGGGCGGGGACGGCTTCGCGATCAATGACCCGGAAGTGGACTGGATGCACCGCGCCTATTCGCAACCGCGCAGCGCCTATTTCGTGGTCGAGCTCGACAGCCGGGTGATGGGCGGCGGTGGCGTGGCCCGGCTGGAAGGTGGCGACGAGGACACCTGCGAACTGCGCAAGATGTATTTCATGCCGGCGGTCCGTGGCCAGGGCGCCGGCAGCGCGATGCTCAAGCGCTGCCTGGATGCCGCGCGCGGATTCGGCTTCAAACGCTGCTACCTGGAAACGCTGTCGGGCATGCACAGCGCCATCCGCCTCTACGAGCGCGCCGGCTTCCGGAAGATCCGCGAACCCATGGGCGCCACCGGCCATGGCGGGTGCAACACCTTCTATCTGCTGGACCTGCAGCCGCCCGCGCGGCCGACGCAGCAGGAATGGGAGCGCAGCTTCGACGCCGAGGCGCGCGGATTGGGGAAGCCGGCCGGCCAGACGTAG
- a CDS encoding SDR family NAD(P)-dependent oxidoreductase, translating into MQLNTVRAVITGGVSGLGLAVAQHLVAHGGKVALFDVNDDKGAAAVAALGEANARYIRTDVTNEAGVVASMDAAKAFLGGLNAAINCAGILGAGRVLGKEGPMALSQFQTTVMVNLVGSFNIAKAAAQLMQGNEAGADGERGVIVNTASVAAYEGQIGQAAYSASKGGVVGMTLPMARELSRFGIRVMTVAPGIFWTPMVDGMPESVQQSLAASIPFPSRLGKPEEFADLVAYILGNTYLNGETIRLDGATRLAPK; encoded by the coding sequence ATGCAGCTCAACACCGTCCGCGCCGTGATCACCGGCGGCGTTTCCGGCCTCGGCCTGGCCGTGGCCCAGCACCTGGTCGCCCACGGTGGCAAAGTCGCCCTGTTCGATGTCAATGACGACAAGGGCGCGGCCGCCGTCGCGGCGCTGGGCGAGGCCAATGCCCGCTACATCCGCACCGATGTCACCAACGAGGCGGGGGTTGTGGCCAGCATGGACGCCGCCAAGGCGTTCCTGGGCGGGCTGAATGCCGCGATCAACTGCGCGGGCATCCTTGGCGCTGGCCGCGTGCTGGGCAAGGAAGGCCCGATGGCGTTGTCGCAGTTCCAGACGACGGTGATGGTGAACCTGGTGGGCAGCTTCAATATCGCCAAGGCGGCCGCCCAGCTGATGCAGGGCAATGAGGCCGGCGCCGATGGCGAGCGTGGCGTGATCGTGAACACCGCTTCGGTGGCTGCCTACGAAGGCCAGATCGGCCAGGCCGCGTATTCGGCTTCCAAAGGTGGCGTGGTCGGCATGACCTTGCCGATGGCGCGCGAACTTTCGCGCTTCGGCATCCGCGTGATGACTGTGGCCCCGGGAATCTTCTGGACGCCGATGGTCGACGGCATGCCCGAGTCGGTGCAGCAGTCGCTGGCCGCTTCGATCCCGTTCCCGTCACGCCTGGGCAAGCCCGAGGAGTTCGCCGATCTGGTCGCCTATATCCTGGGCAACACGTACCTCAACGGCGAAACGATCCGCCTGGACGGGGCGACGCGGCTGGCGCCGAAGTAA
- the yeiP gene encoding elongation factor P-like protein YeiP, whose product MKAYDIKKGNVVEHNNGVYQIRDIERSSPQGRGGNVKFRFTMYSVPGGTKLDLSMGAEDELKEVELSRRQATFSYKDGEAFVFLDDEDYTPYTLDAAVVGDMAGYIVDDLTGCYVQIIDDQPVAVQLPQNVAIEVVETPPELKGGTATKRPKPAKLSTGIEIMVPEYIGNGEKVLVNTATGEFAGRAD is encoded by the coding sequence ATGAAAGCCTACGACATCAAGAAGGGTAACGTCGTCGAACACAACAACGGCGTCTACCAGATCCGCGACATCGAGCGCAGCTCGCCGCAGGGCCGCGGTGGCAACGTCAAGTTCCGTTTCACCATGTACAGCGTGCCCGGCGGTACGAAGCTGGACCTGAGCATGGGCGCGGAAGACGAGCTCAAGGAAGTCGAGCTCAGCCGCCGCCAGGCCACGTTCTCGTACAAGGACGGCGAGGCCTTCGTGTTCCTCGACGACGAGGACTACACGCCCTACACGCTCGACGCCGCCGTGGTGGGCGACATGGCCGGCTACATCGTCGACGATCTCACCGGCTGCTACGTGCAGATCATCGATGACCAGCCGGTGGCCGTGCAGCTGCCGCAGAACGTCGCGATCGAAGTGGTCGAAACTCCGCCGGAACTCAAGGGCGGCACGGCGACCAAGCGCCCGAAGCCGGCGAAGCTGTCGACCGGCATCGAGATCATGGTCCCCGAGTACATCGGCAACGGCGAGAAGGTGCTGGTCAACACGGCCACCGGCGAGTTCGCCGGCCGCGCGGACTGA
- a CDS encoding NUDIX hydrolase produces the protein MIGALQQYAAVWQDERSVADQFLALLGDPGDPFVRERVAGHLTASSWLVDASGKRVLLTHHRKLDRWLQLGGHADGDRDLARVALREAEEESGLQGLCVEDRVFDLDRHWIPERGDVAGHWHYDVRYVVHAGDDERFVVSEESHDLAWRDIDAIAEDDAADPSLRRMARKWLQRRAAEPSDV, from the coding sequence ATGATTGGTGCATTGCAGCAGTACGCCGCCGTCTGGCAGGACGAGCGTTCCGTGGCCGATCAGTTTCTTGCTTTGCTTGGAGACCCGGGCGATCCCTTCGTCCGTGAGCGGGTGGCCGGGCATTTGACCGCCTCGTCGTGGCTGGTAGACGCTTCGGGTAAGCGCGTCCTGCTCACCCACCACCGCAAGCTTGACCGCTGGCTGCAACTGGGAGGCCATGCCGACGGTGACCGTGACCTGGCGCGCGTCGCGCTGCGTGAGGCGGAGGAGGAATCGGGCCTGCAGGGCCTGTGCGTGGAGGACCGCGTCTTCGACCTAGACCGGCACTGGATCCCCGAGCGCGGCGACGTGGCCGGCCACTGGCACTACGACGTGCGCTATGTCGTGCACGCCGGTGACGATGAACGGTTCGTGGTCAGTGAGGAGTCGCACGACCTGGCGTGGCGCGACATCGACGCGATTGCTGAAGACGACGCGGCGGACCCATCGCTGCGGCGGATGGCGCGCAAATGGCTACAGCGTCGCGCGGCGGAGCCATCGGACGTCTGA
- a CDS encoding amino acid permease — MLARKSVAQVQHETETSQLKRTLGPWNLVFLGIGCIIGAGIFVRTGNAAALHAGPAVLLSFLIAGVVCALAGLCYAELSSSLPVSGSAYTYSYTTIGEFAAWIMGALLLLEYGLAASVVAVGWSGYVVSLLGDWGIQVPLELTGPAGHALMRDGKAVLDAAGNPVTTIFNLPAFLICMALTALLVIGVSESAKVNNVIVAIKMAVIIAFILIVGWYCIQHFDTLSANWKPFIPEPTGEKGEFGWSGILRAASIVFFAYIGFEAVSTAGQEAKNPKRDLPFGIIGSLLVCTILYILVSIVMTLIVNYKSLNVPDPVAVAVDALGPQWGWFAKTIKIGAIVGLTSVILVLMYGQTRIFYTMARDGLLPKVFATIHPKFKTPWVNTLLVGLITASAGAFFDINTLGDMTSVGTLAAFGIVCLAVIWLRRTHPDLPRGFRVPMYPVLPALGIVACFALIFTVETRVLIFFGWYAIAAIILYFLYGMHNSMLHKGVTSNAPHDLPAYKEDAPGA, encoded by the coding sequence ATGTTGGCACGCAAGAGCGTGGCACAGGTGCAGCATGAAACCGAAACCAGCCAACTCAAGCGGACGCTGGGTCCCTGGAACCTCGTCTTTCTCGGCATCGGCTGCATCATCGGCGCGGGCATCTTCGTGCGGACCGGCAACGCGGCCGCGCTGCATGCAGGCCCCGCCGTCCTGCTGTCGTTCCTGATCGCCGGCGTCGTGTGTGCCCTCGCCGGCCTGTGCTACGCGGAATTGTCCTCGTCGCTGCCGGTGTCCGGCTCGGCCTACACCTACAGCTACACCACCATCGGCGAGTTCGCCGCCTGGATCATGGGCGCGCTGCTGCTGCTCGAATACGGCCTCGCCGCCTCCGTCGTCGCGGTAGGTTGGTCCGGCTACGTCGTGAGCCTGCTTGGCGACTGGGGCATCCAGGTTCCCCTCGAACTGACCGGACCGGCCGGCCACGCCCTGATGCGAGACGGCAAGGCCGTTCTCGACGCGGCCGGCAACCCGGTCACCACGATCTTCAATCTTCCGGCGTTCCTGATCTGCATGGCGCTCACCGCTCTGCTGGTGATCGGTGTGTCGGAAAGCGCGAAGGTCAACAACGTGATCGTGGCCATCAAGATGGCCGTGATCATCGCCTTCATCCTGATCGTCGGCTGGTACTGCATCCAGCACTTCGACACCCTTTCCGCCAACTGGAAGCCGTTCATCCCGGAACCGACCGGCGAGAAGGGCGAGTTCGGCTGGAGCGGCATCCTGCGCGCGGCTTCGATCGTGTTCTTCGCCTACATCGGCTTCGAGGCCGTGTCGACTGCCGGCCAGGAAGCAAAGAACCCCAAGCGCGACCTGCCCTTCGGCATCATTGGCTCGCTGCTGGTCTGCACGATCCTGTACATCCTGGTCTCGATCGTGATGACCCTGATCGTCAACTACAAGTCGCTGAACGTGCCCGACCCGGTCGCAGTGGCCGTGGACGCGCTCGGTCCGCAGTGGGGCTGGTTCGCCAAGACGATCAAGATCGGCGCGATTGTCGGCCTGACCTCGGTCATCCTGGTGCTGATGTACGGCCAGACCCGCATCTTCTACACGATGGCCCGCGACGGCCTGCTGCCGAAGGTGTTCGCCACGATCCATCCGAAGTTCAAGACCCCTTGGGTCAACACGCTGCTGGTCGGCCTGATCACCGCGAGCGCCGGCGCGTTCTTCGATATCAACACCCTCGGCGACATGACCTCGGTCGGCACCCTGGCCGCGTTCGGCATCGTCTGCCTGGCGGTCATCTGGCTTCGCCGCACCCACCCGGACCTGCCGCGTGGCTTCCGCGTACCGATGTACCCGGTGCTTCCGGCGCTGGGCATCGTGGCCTGCTTCGCCCTGATCTTCACCGTCGAGACGCGCGTGCTGATCTTCTTCGGCTGGTATGCAATCGCGGCCATCATCCTGTACTTCCTCTACGGCATGCATAACTCGATGCTGCACAAGGGCGTGACGAGCAACGCCCCGCACGACCTGCCGGCCTACAAGGAAGACGCCCCCGGCGCCTGA